One Burkholderia cepacia genomic window carries:
- a CDS encoding ABC transporter substrate-binding protein, whose amino-acid sequence MTLLSRLRALSAAVALSVAASHAFAADLVIAGRDDIYGKGLADAVAGFNKLHPGTEIELLKLPNANLYQKLKLSMREGTGAYDLVMMDDTWAPEFIGNGWLKPLPASLADADLVPSAVALGRNAAGALYALPIVGNVEMFAYRKDLLAKYKLQPPRNWDDVLKIAQTVGGADKSVSGVVFRGTKGNPVVTGFLPILWAYGGDVFDRAGNVTIDSREAQAALKIFLALKASAPKDVDVYGAAEVRDALQRGTAAQSIEVWPAWVPALDDPKQSRVVGQIALQPPPGQTAGPAPMLGIWQMGIPKDAPHAKLAQDFLAYLTNRDTQTRLAGIGIPPTRRSVFNDPALVRQYRWYPDQLKALEAGRARPRVKDWQQVESILGDQLQLALTGQAAPDAALRQAQQKIAQATATAGK is encoded by the coding sequence ATGACCTTGCTGAGCCGCCTGCGCGCGCTGTCCGCCGCCGTTGCGCTGTCCGTTGCCGCCTCGCACGCCTTCGCGGCGGATCTCGTCATCGCGGGCCGCGACGACATCTACGGAAAGGGGCTGGCCGATGCCGTCGCCGGCTTCAACAAGCTGCACCCGGGCACCGAGATCGAGCTGCTCAAGCTGCCGAACGCGAACCTGTACCAGAAGCTCAAGCTGTCGATGCGCGAAGGCACGGGCGCGTACGACCTCGTGATGATGGACGACACGTGGGCGCCCGAATTCATCGGCAACGGCTGGCTGAAACCGCTGCCGGCATCGCTGGCCGACGCCGACCTCGTGCCGTCCGCCGTCGCGCTCGGCCGCAACGCGGCCGGTGCGCTGTACGCGCTGCCGATCGTCGGCAACGTCGAGATGTTCGCGTACCGCAAGGACCTGCTCGCGAAATACAAGCTGCAGCCGCCGCGCAACTGGGACGACGTGCTGAAGATCGCGCAGACCGTCGGCGGCGCGGACAAGAGCGTATCGGGCGTCGTGTTCCGCGGCACGAAGGGCAACCCGGTCGTGACGGGCTTCCTGCCGATCCTGTGGGCCTACGGCGGCGACGTGTTCGACCGTGCCGGCAACGTGACGATCGATTCTCGCGAGGCGCAGGCCGCGCTGAAGATCTTCCTCGCGCTGAAGGCATCCGCGCCGAAGGACGTCGACGTCTACGGCGCGGCGGAAGTGCGCGACGCGCTGCAGCGCGGCACGGCCGCGCAGTCGATCGAGGTGTGGCCGGCATGGGTGCCGGCGCTCGACGATCCGAAGCAGTCGCGCGTGGTCGGGCAGATCGCGCTGCAGCCGCCGCCCGGGCAGACTGCCGGCCCGGCGCCGATGCTCGGCATCTGGCAGATGGGCATTCCGAAGGACGCGCCGCACGCGAAGCTCGCGCAGGACTTCCTCGCGTACCTGACCAACCGCGACACGCAGACGCGCCTCGCCGGCATCGGCATTCCGCCGACCCGCCGCAGCGTGTTCAACGATCCGGCGCTGGTGCGCCAGTATCGCTGGTATCCGGATCAGCTGAAGGCGCTCGAGGCCGGCCGTGCGCGGCCGCGCGTGAAGGACTGGCAGCAGGTCGAGAGCATTCTCGGCGACCAGCTGCAGCTCGCGCTGACGGGGCAGGCCGCGCCCGATGCCGCGCTGCGCCAGGCGCAGCAGAAGATCGCGCAGGCGACGGCCACGGCCGGCAAGTGA